AATCTTCCTGCGTACTTATATTTTGTGAACTTGCATCTAAAAAAAATACTCAGTAATTAATCTAATACAAAACTGTGTACATGTCCTGCATACGCTCATGATATTTGACGCTAGAATCAAACATCTATACTTTCATCTATATCTCTAAAAGGTCTTGTTTTATATTAATAGGTTGTTGTACAATTTATCAGTATTTTAACACCAGCCTCCTTTTTCTAGTTGATTCAAATTTACTTTCTACAACCAACGAGCTTGAATGTCTAGTTTAGTATTGATTAGTTGTACAATTTATCATCATTTTGTCACCAGCCTCCTTTTTCTAGGTGTTTTAAGTTTACAATCTACAACCAATAGGCTTGAAGATTTATTATGCATCTCATCCTACAGAAAAGTCTATACAATGAATGTCTATTTTGAAAGCAATCAACGTTAAAACTATGTACCTTGTAAAATATTATATCTTtcattgaatgaaataaaaaaaaatctctaccCGACTACATGATGAATGTTTTAAATTCCAAAATCAACCCTATTATTAAAAATGTAGATAAAAATGTCTGCTTGATCAGATATTAACTATATATTATTGTCTTGTTGTTAGTAGAAATTTACTCTCATTTAACCAAGATGTCAGATATTTAGCCATAATGTTGCAATTttgtttggtgatttttttttatatttctgacaacAAACTAACAAATTTGGTCAAGAGAATTActctttattattttaatttcgttaattgatttatttgtaggtCTTTCGTTGCTATGCATATTTTCGTTCTACCTATCGTAGGTtcagataaaaacataaaatgaattgGTAAaccatattttgcaattagactaATGGTGCAGCTAAAGCCTACACATGGCAATTAATTTAATCTACAGCattagtaaatagttatcaaaggtaccaggattataattttgtacgccagacgcgcgtttcgtctacataagactcatcagtgacgctcatatcaaaatatttataaagccaaacaagaacaaagttgaagagcattgaggatccaaaattccataaaagttgtgccaaatacggctaaggtaatctatgcctgggattagaaaatccttcgttatttcgaaaaatttaaagtttcttaaaacaggaaatttataaatgaccacgttattgatattcatgtcaacacttaagcgattaagtgttgactactgggcaggtgataccctcggggacgaaacgtccaccagcagtggcatcgacccagtggtgtaaatagttatcaaagataccaggattaggTAAGAAGAAATACATAAAGCGAAACACATGCTCCTATTAATTGTTGATGAATGATATGCCTGTGAACCTTTGTTGAAAGTCTCAACCAATATTGTTTTTACCACTCGAGATAAAACAAATTGGtgaaatgtaaaatcacaaaaatactgaatttaggggaaaatcaaatcggaatgTCCCTCATCATGGcaaaattcaaattacaaaacaaCTCAAAAagaaatggacaacaactgtcatattcctgacttgatacaggaatcttcaaatgttgaaaatgatggattaaacctggttaaatagagcgaaacctctcacttgatAACCAACTCTTAAGGAAAAACGAAATGGCATTAGATAAAAACAGCTTAATcgtttatgttaatttttttaagtgaGTTTATATTTCCGTTTTTTCACATTGCATTTATTATTCAAAGGGTTGTCATTTCACTTAAATACGACAAAAACGTagtcatggacaaaaaacaaaatcggggtaacaaactaaaactgagggaaacgcattaaatataagaggagaacaacgacacaacaataaaatgtaacacacagtcTTTTAAATCTAGATAGCACTCTAAGAGCTTTGCTAATCTTCTTTCACATTTTTATCATACACTAGGGTTACAGTACATTAGAACTATTCTTTTTTCACAgcctgttattttttttaaatgtttgaaagatTATACACTGGACAAATGATGTATCAATACATTTTCTTCCATTTACAAACTTGTCAGTGTAATTTGTGATGTAGTTCTTTTCCGTATTTTCAAACCAGTAAGATCGCAACCTTTACACGAGGAAAACAGGAAATTCCTTCTTTTTTACTTAACCAATAGAAGATTTAATGCAATCAACATctgcaacgttctacatcacaaggaggtaacatctaaaaaaatcctatttattttcaaaatcagtctgttcctattgtatcctacagttacaccaaaaccataGCACCTAAAGTATTTTACTATAAGCAAGCATTATATGACCTTGACTTAGAGCAATACATGAAAAACCCTCagacatgtgactgttcccactcgccttataaTTCTGGCTATTTTATTTctggggatctaaacataattctacatgaaaatctccgaaagaTGATTAatcatggtcctaagtttagagaaccccaacacatcaatttgagccataacttcaaaatatggattccattgaggacttTTAGCTAAACAAGAAAAAGTTGCACTgaacactttgtcagaatgggtcaaaACAATCAGGTCTCTAATAAAACATCGCATTCATAACTTGAAAAACTGTGTAtgatcgaccaaagtccgttttcagagacaaagagccCGTGAAATGTCTCACATCTCTTCATGATCAGTACGTTGTTGCTCCCGCGGACAAAGCTTcgaataatattgtctttgtatgtaatacgtattactacgaatgtcttgtaaaagaattaggaataaaAGTGCACTCAGGTTATCCAATAtataaagacatatcatttgacaaggatgagattttggcaaatcataagtccttcatggcttcaatgaacATTACTTTGAACAAAAAAtaggaggacttaccttgtttgtgtGCGATACATAAGCTTCACAAAGTTCTGTACAAACACGGTACATTTCCGGCTCCTCTACATGTTCTGCTAAAGAATTTCTATTAGATttactaaaattctgtccgcagtgaaagtgGGTCTTCAaatatactgtgaaactgttttcTCGCGTAGTGGTAtaaaccatatgtggattcttaaaagtTCTAAAGAACTTCAAGACAATTTTAAATGTCGGTCTTtatctgaaattagttctatcaaatcTTTTGATTTTTCGACCCTGTACTCACCATTCCTtgtgtgaaattgaaaaatcgccagAAAGAAATAATCCATataatgcctttcaacataaaaatggtagcgtacgctataaatttattccTTTGGGATATcataatgcaattttttttttatagtgcacaaaagggtaaaacatgctacacagaggaacaagtgttGTATACTGGAGTTTCTTTTCGACAACATATTTGGAGTCGGAGGTAGATTTCTACGGGAATAAACTGTGCGCCTCTgattgccgacctcttcttattttcatatgaatcggagccCCTTAAGACACttttcaaaaacaagaagatccagatatattgatgatgttcttttcattaacaatcctaacttttctgattgggttccattaatatattcccaagaataagaaattaaataaataacagacatggattcctctgcctcatttttagacttatacctcgaatcaACTTACACAGTCGTCTCAGTACGAGAAGcaatgacaaacgagacgatttttattttgaaattattaatttacCCCACctaagtagcaatataccaacttcacctgcatatggtacatacattttattgtatttaatttattcgatattcaagagcgttcagctcctactcagactttataaaacatCACCAAAGTTTGACCAGAAAGTTGAAGAACCAGGGGTAGGTCAAAGAACGTCTCttctttttctacaaaaaaatcatCGAAAGGTACCAAAACCTTGTTGATTtatatttcgtatcaacttcacaaataaaacatgaCGGTCTTgggtatagattctgcgtactgacgttgtttatcatcctAATAACGTGTTatgttgttcttttatttgtctttgttctattataaatattatttttactgtttattcTGTTTTcagtgatatccatttgacgtggctcggtacttatacatcccgtcaatgtgttgtttggattatctttatttttttctgatgttGTGTAAGTTTCACTGTTTGTGTTTCTTGGGAAcacatgacgtggctctgtacttttgaACATCCCGCGATTATGTTATTATTCTATTATAAATTCATTACGTTATTGTTCTACTATAATGCCAATATTATATTGctctattttaattttgaaaacactttgaacgacaaaattattttatatctcttcCAGTGTGACATTTACATTCTGACGACAAACAAGCGACTCTACACTAGAGTTGATGTGAACCTTTTCATTCATTCacaggacttcaaatatttcaatcctttatgggttgattaaaatacttaaacttatataagtaagcaatgaatgtggttgttaTAGTTGATAGATTCGTTTTAGtgcttcttttttgtttgtttaatatttgataattttgttacaccgtgatgactgctgtatccctttttagaaaattttacctattatgtctgttttgttcacgcatcgttgtaaatataatggaatttgaaacgactgtcatacaagtgaaatgtttagtgctataaaaccaggtccaatcaaccattttctacatttgcaaatgcctgtaccaagtcaggagtatgacagttgttgtccattcttttgatgtgtttgatcattTGGGTTTGCcctttgattatggactttcctcggagttcagtatttctgaaattgtttacTATACACATTATTTCATATACCAAGAAATCAATCAGCGGTGTTCATTACATATTATAACACAATAATAACTACTGATAAAATCATGATACaggaaattataaaattgttttctcTCTCCAATATCATATACCAATACATGAAAGTGAAGTgggtttattttttattcagaaaagtTCAATGGCATCATCCACAAGTTGTACTGTTGAAACAAGGCTGAtctgaaaaacacaaaaacaaaaaacattaccCAAACTGAACTgcatattttgtataatatatgacTGTATAAATGTAACAATTTCAACTATTTTCCtgactcatttttcttaaattacgGTTTCGGGACATATGAAAGCACGACATTGCATTTCATTATTTATCAGATGCAATAATATAATGCTTTAAATAAATGCTTGCTTGCCTGGGATTACGACTCTAAATGTTTTGCCATTCAACTGCCAAGCTTTAACATCATGTTTTGGCATGAACTTTTGCATTCACATCCGGTCTTTTTCTAGTTATCACATGATCTGTTATGGAATGGATTCTGTTTCTTTGAACTTatgatacacatttttatcaaatcatgAACATGTAGATAGCAATGCTTTTAAACTATCGTTGAGAAAGATATTCCCAATGATTTAAGTTTTATATTATAGCTATAATTATATGAAATGCTTAAATAAACGTACTCTGGATAAGGGTTTTACAATCAGCCTTCGTGTTACAATTTTTTCCAGTACAACATGCTGAACATAAAACAAGATCTCCATGATCTGCTCGTTTTCCATGGTGACTTGCCTTGTATTCTCTCAACATTGCGTCACAAAcctacaaaatacaaataaacaattacattagATGGTCTCAGTGTGTTTTAACtggttataaattaactgtttataaaaaaaaatgaatttaaaatactaaggctatTCTACCTCAGgaacagattaccttagctgtattaataaaaactttttttaaggaatttgggtcatcaatgctcctCAACATCgtgctttatttggcctttttaactttgttggattcgagcgtcacttatgagtcttttgtagacaaataaacatatcatagataccagaactaaatttattatatacgccagacgtcatcaaagactcatcagtgacgttcaaaacgcgcgtctggcgtatataccaAATGTAATCCTATTatctatctatgatgagtttatttaacatGCGCAAACAAGCAAAAAATATAACctctaaatataaatactatatCTGCTGACAATCTAAATTGAATCATACTGAAATCTCGCTGACATAAATAAAAGTAGGACAACTCGATTATTTGAAtacttcaaattttacaataataatagtTTGTCTAATCGCTTtgatatgtatgtaatatttaaCTGATTATAATTAACTAAAACAAAAATTAGAACATGCGTTATGTTTACAATTTATGaccattttaacatgttttgtatAATAATACAGTGTAGGTAGTTAGGTAAGAAATAAACACAGCAGCTGCGTGTAAATCCCGTATCATACCACCGTATTGTACTAATGCACCTTACTGTAATACAgtttatttagagtaaccatatgccggatgaacaaaaagtgtgccatttattgaaaaacatatggcTTGGTATTACAAGAAAACTTCTCTAGTGTTCAAAAAACATTTCTCACTAAATCGCCCGCTTCAAGCTCTGGGTCCGCGCCTGTGTATTGGGTGCAAATCGTAAAGTTTTTGTGCCCATCTTTTGGAGAATGGTGCTAAAAATGTTTTGAGTCTCTTGTAGAGGCGTTTGATAGAATGGAGTTGTATGTAGTATAGGGCTGACTATTTAGCTAGAGGGGTGGGGGATGGGTGTATTGTCTTAACAAATGTTTTCTAAATGCGCAACATTTCTTATGCTATTTGATATCATATCCTCACATAACGGTATTTGTTTTGAGTAGATATAATTAAATGTGGTATGAATGACAATGAGACATCACTCGATTCAAACGTAAACCGTTATAGGTTAAATTAGGGATATCAACACTGAGCCGtggatcacaccgaacatcaCGCTACATGTATGAAGGgcccaaataataaataatgtaaaactattcaaacaggaataccaccggtctaatttatatacaaaaacgagaaacaagcatgaacaacataaaaaacaactgaacatcaggttcatgccttaagacaggtgcaaacaattacaGCGGGTTTAAACATTTGAATGTTCTAATCTTCACCTCATCTGAAACtacagtgtaacatcacaacatagaaagacccactataaaatatcaattgaaattacTTTATTTAATCAAAAgtcatattaacacaagtgaacatacattAAACGAATAGAGTTTATCTATGATAcagtgtaaatacaaaatcaataaaataagggatgaataaataaaggcaatagcaGTATACCACTGTGAGATGTTTAACAATTTCAGAGAGTTAACAATAAACTTGAACAAAAGTCCGCCAATTGATATTATATTTGCCATACTTACTGTCTTTATTTCGCATCCCAGTTCATGTATGATTCTACCACCTGAAAATATCTGATTCAGTTTACACACCTGCAAATGTTAATAATACATcgaaaataagttttaaaataatcAAGAGAACTCAGTTGAACTATGGTTTCGTCATACAAATGCGGCCAATGCCATAATATTAAAGTGCAACCGTGTTTGTATTTATTTGAATGTTTGCTGTGTTATAATTTCTTTACTCTGAAACAAATTACCTGTTTCTGTTATACCTTCCATACATCCAATTCTAATTCATGTTGACAACTTGTAAACTACAGAACTCATATTCATGTTCTATTGCAGTACAAAACTAATCTATTAATTACAGTTTGTAAACCAGGAAGAATTTAAGATGAATTTATATTCCGCAAAACTACTTGAAAGATTTCGAAGCATCAACATTGAGGTAAACTATGAGGTCATAAATTAAAAACCCTCAAACCGATGCTGTTTCGCTACTTCTATGGTTACGAATTGGATAAAACAGCGTTTTTGTAGTAGATGTTGATTCATATTCGATTTGATTCGACTTCTAGTAGATTCTAGAATTTTACTTTTGTGACCAAAGACATgtcaatttgaattttattttagcaTATAGTCAATGCAAAAATACATAAAGATTGCATGTTAATTGTTGTTGATGAAAATTTCAATTAGACTATACATCTATAAAAATCATGAACGAAAATCCACCGTGAAATTTTAGCAATATGTGATATAAcatcaaagaaaataaatgacATAGATGTAAGCAGTCTTCGCCCGAGACAAATaagataaaaactgcaatttttatacgtgagCATGTAACTGTTCGGAGTCAAAACCGAAGATACTGCTGTCAACAGGCACCTTCACATGTATAACTTGTTCATTTGCcttacatttgaaaaatatgaaattcagTACAAACAGATCATCGATCACCAGAGCAAtacacagaaaaataaaatacattccGTTGATACAATTTGATTTGATTGTATTATAGCTGTTGCCAAAATTTTTgacctgaaaaaaaaacaacaaaaagcgttgttttaaaaaaaaatctgaatgttttttgggggtttgttttgttttgtttttctagtttttgttttacttttgctATGCATATATTGAATGTTTGTCATGAATGGATTACCTACACCTTTTATCTTTTTAAGCTCTGTTTTTAAGGATCGTGAGATATATGATTACAATGCGGAAACTAATTAATTACCTCAGTAGGTTGACAACTTTGAAAAACAGTACAATCACTGGGACGAGACACATGGTCACACACTCCACATGTGTCATACGACACAGATGATGCTATGTATAGTAAAACGAAGAAAAACAAGTATGTTATAACAATTAGAGCAATGTAATTTCAAAACGAATTGGACTTTGAATAATGGACAATCTGAATGATGAAAACGTAACAAATATTGATTATGTTTTTAGCAAAATATATAAAGCTAAAGATGCACAATATCTTATGAATTAAAGTCATACATGTAAGCTTGTGCAATATGTCATTGAATTCACATTATGTATGTTTTACGTTTAAAAACAGATtccaaataaatgtacaaaaattatatatagaaaCGAACCTAGATTATGCTTTTGAATAAAGAGCAATATATCATGCGTTATACTGATTCATGTATAATCGGCCGTTTAAAAAAGATCTcaagtaaaactaaaacaaacGGTACCGCGTTAGCTGTACCAAATTTGCATTTTGATAAACAAGTGATTATCACAGTCTCTATACTATACTATACAATTATAGAATTTTGATGAGGAttatacaatgatttatcaacccaAGAGATATGATATTCACCGGACCAACGACCGAGTGTGATTGTCACATCTATGGCGTTGATCACTCATTGTATCAACTGAAATCAAAAgttaacaattgttttattatatgacTTTTTATCCTTCTTCAATtttctagtacatgtatttccTTAAGAAGATACTTTTAAAACTTCTccctatttttatattaaatatatctatatttcaaggttaaaagttgtatttattaaataatgttGTATTAAAAACATCGTTTATGACAATCTTAGAGCAAGAacttttgtaaaattactttaaaCATCGCTTTTCATAATTACGGCTACATTGACGTGGGAAAAACTATTGACGGCGGGAAAGCGCAGTTCTACAGAGAGGCACAAGTTTTGCAACGTCACGCATAAGAAACGTCAAGATGCTTTTGGTGCGACAAAGCAAGAAAAAactcggcagcaagagggttaagttttgatattatttttcatGTGTTTTAAAATTTCCGACAAAATAGGCCAAAAGGGGTCTTAACCCTCTTGCTATCGAGTTTTTTTCTTGCTTTGTCGCGCCAAAAGCATCTTGACGTTTCCATAGTCTATGGAAACGTCAAGATGCTTTTGGCGCGACAAAGCAAGAAAAAAACTCGACAGTAAGAGGGTTAAGACGGAAACGTCAAGATGCTTACACAAGTGAAACAAAGTATTCACCTCATTCGGAGGACAAACTTGATAAACAGAACAAGCACCAGGACTTGACACACGGTCACATACACCGCATGTCTCATACGCGGAAGTTCCTATGATTGAGCAAAATAAGAGACTATGTTATAGCAATTTTGAATTAAGAAACAGCTGAAATGTTTTCATATCAAACCGTACCACGTAAACTGTTCCTGCGGTGCATTAATATTCCAATAAAAAAGTTGCTGTTTTAGTCAAATTGATATACAAATGTTGAAacatgaacaaaacaataaatacatcattaatatgaagaaaacaaagaaatcCAATATCAAAgtagaaagaaataaaataaaaaaaaaacatcatacatgtacatatgttaaAACGTATTATTTTGTCTTCTAGAAATGCCTGTCTCGGGAAGTCGTATATAATGTGTATGTTTGGTTAACCCGCATGAATTTATTCAGTTGTTACATTTTGGAATATCGTCACAAATAATTGAGAAGCAGAATTCTTCCACATGAATTAATAATTGAAGGTCTCATATATCTTAAGGAAATGATTATAGCAATATTGTTTTGAATGCAAGCGTAAGTTTTATGAATCTGCGACTTGTAAACTCACTTATCTATTATTTCGATTACAGAATGGTTAATAaaataatagacaactttcgattTCCGTCAACGAATTTGGTTTAAGTGAACATTcttcgtgcgtttaggggcgtcgtcactccTGTTCTTATGTTGATCGATTGGTTGAAAAAAACATAAGGCTACATTGTACgatttatttgacaaatttaattcttataatcTTATGACATTCAACACTGCTATCATTAgagaattgtgattaagtacttattgaacaaatattatttctagtttatcttgCATAATGACGATCATTAAGACGCTTGACGAACTTTGATAGAGCAGGGATACATGCGATCTCCTTTATCTTGCAAATGATAATACAGAGTGCACAATATAGACGAACTTTTCTGGTAATGGATATAACTCGAAAGGAGGCCATTAGAACAATGTGTTATTTGCAGTTTAACGCCAATTTTATACTTGCCCAATTTGCATAGATTTCTGTTACATGGGACACCACCCCTATCAGGCTGTGTATTACAACACTCGCTACAAGAAATCGATGCCTTCTTTAGTCTCTGTAGCTGAATATCAACATTTCTCTTCCCAACAGCCCCAGATAAGAGACTACATACCTATCAAAACGAGATCAGACACAACACTGAGATCGGCTAAATTAAGTATGTGCTATTTGGATATATCTACACCAATGCCGCAAAGTGCATGTTTTCCTCATACAATGTATGTGCCTCTTACTACTTTAAAGTTATTGTATGAACATTAAAATAAACTTATGATATATATCAGGCTTACTATTTTACGCCAGATGTATGTTTTGTCCACAAGAGAAAAGGAGAACAGGTAAAAAAAATAAGGCCAATGTTGAAGATATATTTCAAAAGGTTTGCCAAATAAAGGGAAAAGAATATATTCCCGGAGAAGGAAATACATAACATTACCAAATTCAAAGGTTTTTAACAGTAGATTTATGATAAAACTTCATTTGCTTATTTCAAATATCATATGTATTTTTCTGTGCAAGTTTTACATTTCACTAGTATtcatatagagattaatacatggccttttccatatcggccgggtatcatcccgagacccccatatcagcccgagacgaaGTCGGGGTGATAATACccgggccgatatggaaaaggccatgtattaatcgatttatcatatacttccgacaattgttttatgtatggcaaattaacaaataaaataactaaaacagtcaaaaactttatataaaagttaaattatgaatccaaaaatacactataattgccCAACAATAATATCACTACCTCCATATTTATGTATGTTACTATTttctatagaggcattttgaaacgtTAAAAActtggaagagttttatgatcattacaactccatgtttgttgtactataaaatgattcataattgtcaatggcatttgttagcaagtactaaactatcccacaaaagttcccgtaaatttttacgtcgtcataaaaatatctgacgtcacaatggaaaagtaaacaaccgataccggtagtagcttgcacgagaggcactattatgggttttgtgcacgagatgcccctgatatgggttatcagaccggttgggaaattatggcttgtgtacttccgcacattacacatatgcaaaagctatcttattaatgctaagtatatgataaaaactaGTACTAATCTTTATTTCTTATGCAGAGaaaatactgcaatctgattggttgactaccccggtgtaaataacacccacccttgttcacccggggataaataaaattttcccaaaataaagaaaaaaataataagaagaaaatgccaaaaataaaattttgtaaactcaaaagaacacaaaaattttctgaatttttccaaaaataaagtaaaaaagtatTTGACAATGTGCAGCAACATGGACATTGAAATGATATTACGCTGGAAATTTCATtaccatttttacaattttacttactggtttcaaaatgagtaaagaaattgttcataagaaataaattcgttatcttggtataatcaggggtgtacggctgcgcctcagggtgtatgaattttcaacaacggtgtaaaattctgtacacccctgattacaccaagataactaatattataacaatttatttaaggaatgactgtagtatttttttctgtctatgaagaaataacataaaaaaattggtgcacactgaataacacgcctagcgggttatttaacagtgtgcaccacattttttatgttatttcgaatagacagaaaaaaatattacagtcatttcttataatttaattctaaattccattttaaaccgtagaaaacaatgaaaaaacgttgatgacgtcacggtcacatgactaaattatgtctatgggctaataacaaaataacgtcagccaatcagaagacgcgttacatccaaaattaaattattacgaATTATAGCTATAGATAATTATTTGTAATAATTCTTAAAATACCGTAGACATATCGGAATTAGCCCAATACCTCGGTATtactgtacgcagctgcaaaaaggATAAGTTTCACTCGCAAAGAAAAGGTGTAAATGAAAGGGGTCGTGCACAACCAAGAcctgcaaatgcaaaaaagctatgataccgtgtggaagtaaatgtcacccaagcctacatgcaagaatgtaataagctatgaaaactaactatggcatcaatatttaatttttacgcagtatttgaattaaaaataatacattgtcagttaaccattattgtttttttagataaagtttttgtattattgaaatttttaaaatgtaattttaaaaataataccta
The window above is part of the Mytilus edulis chromosome 6, xbMytEdul2.2, whole genome shotgun sequence genome. Proteins encoded here:
- the LOC139526447 gene encoding uncharacterized protein, with product MVQSYIFLLVTVLSTIWKTSSGLECFSCHSESDRSRCSTHKVVCRDGLEECFFDKTTLQNSAVVYTAGCRSKAVCDLLGNAVGKRDDMSRSRRTSVVCAQCCNTAPKNKIPCNAQLCDDRLTCLSCHSVSDISKCLTHHTVCQGPDEECYLDKTILPNLSTAYNAGCRSKTVCSLLSGAVGKRNVDIQLQRLKKASISCSECCNTQPDRGGVPCNRNLCKLGTSAYETCGVCDRVSSPGACSVYQVCPPNEVNTLFHLCKHLDVSVLTLLLSSFFLALSRQKHLDVSIDYGNVKMLLARQTSSVSYDTCGVCDHVSRPSDCTVFQSCQPTEVCKLNQIFSGGRIIHELGCEIKTVCDAMLREYKASHHGKRADHGDLVLCSACCTGKNCNTKADCKTLIQNQPCFNSTTCG